A region from the Triticum aestivum cultivar Chinese Spring chromosome 3D, IWGSC CS RefSeq v2.1, whole genome shotgun sequence genome encodes:
- the LOC123075188 gene encoding peroxidase 2: MAASSCFPLAARCSLFLTAALVLALSPGAHGHAGADAGAGLSSSFYDDSCPGAGDIVRRVIQKARVADARIPASLIRLHFHDCFVQGCDGSLLLDNDLPAIMTEKEVPANDRSARGFKVVDDIKRALENACPGIVSCADILALASEISVELAGGPRWSVPLGRRDGTTTNIESANNLPSPFDSLEMLQEKFKNLGLDDTDLVALQGAHTFGRAQCQFTQRNCSAGQDEETLVNLDTVTPDVFDNKYYGNLLRGRAPLPSDQVMLSDPVAAATTARIVRRFSGSQKDFFKNFAASMVKMGNISPLTGRAGEIRNNCRRVNRKPY; the protein is encoded by the coding sequence ATGGCTGCTTCCTCTTGCTTCCCGTTAGCTGCTCGCTGCAGCCTCTTCCTCACGGCAGCGCTGGTCCTAGCACTGAGCCCTGGAGCCCACGGTCATGCAGGTGCCGATGCGGGTGCCGGGTTAAGCTCGTCCTTCTACGACGACTCGTGCCCCGGTGCGGGCGACATTGTCCGGCGCGTCATCCAGAAAGCCCGCGTCGCCGACGCGCGCATCCCAGCCAGCCTCATCCGCCTTCACTTCCACGATTGCTTTGTTCAGGGCTGTGATGGCTCGCTTTTGTTGGACAACGACCTCCCGGCGATCATGACCGAGAAGGAGGTCCCTGCCAACGATAGGTCAGCACGCGGGTTCAAGGTGGTTGACGACATCAAGCGTGCGCTGGAGAATGCATGCCCCGGCATCGTGTCCTGCGCCGACATCCTTGCCCTCGCCTCCGAGATCTCCGTCGAGCTAGCTGGAGGGCCGCGCTGGAGTGTGCCGCTGGGCCGCCGAGATGGCACGACCACCAACATCGAGAGCGCCAACAATCTCCCGAGCCCTTTCGACTCTCTCGAGATGCTCCAGGAGAAGTTCAAAAACTTGGGGCTCGACGACACTGACCTTGTCGCCCTCCAAGGAGCACACACCTTTGGGCGGGCGCAATGCCAGTTCACGCAGCGGAACTGCAGTGCCGGGCAAGATGAGGAGACACTCGTGAATCTTGACACAGTCACCCCTGACGTCTTCGACAACAAGTACTACGGCAACCTCTTGCGTGGCCGCGCCCCTCTCCCTTCGGACCAGGTAATGTTGTCTGATCCCGTTGCCGCCGCGACCACCGCACGGATCGTTCGCAGGTTCTCCGGAAGCCAGAAGGACTTCTTCAAGAATTTCGCGGCCTCGATGGTCAAAATGGGGAACATAAGCCCGTTGACCGGAAGGGCCGGGGAGATTAGGAACAACTGTAGGAGGGTGAACAGAAAACCCTATTGA